The following proteins are encoded in a genomic region of Rissa tridactyla isolate bRisTri1 chromosome 5, bRisTri1.patW.cur.20221130, whole genome shotgun sequence:
- the GIMD1 gene encoding GTPase IMAP family member GIMD1: MVESNEMTINLVVLGRTQTGKSAAGNSLLGSSDFETHRSPSSVTTCCSLGRSCRISGIIRRSGCELALRVQVLDTPSYPHSSLSKEQVTDTVRSALAHHFGEEGLHLALLVLRADLPLCPDESDHTIQFIQELLGPTWKDFTAVLLTHADKAEEAGFSEEAYLHSASSTLLSLLSSVQHKYIFLDNQKTIIKEERAIVLRKLLNFIRKNNYQVLLPKHSKE, encoded by the exons ATGGTGGAGAGCAATGAGATGACCATCAACCTTGTTGTCCTTGGAAGAACTCAGACTGGTAAAAGTGCTGCTGGGAACAGCCTGCTGGGCAGCTCAGACTTTGAGACTCATCGCTCCCCAAGCTCTGTGACTACCTGCTGCAGCCTTGGACGCAGCTGCCGAATTTCAGGGATTATACGAAGAAGTGGCTGTGAGCTAGCACTCCGCGTTCAAGTACTTGACACTCCAAGCTACCCCCACAGCAGTCTGAGCAAAGAGCAGGTGACAGACACAGTGAGATCAGCCCTGGCTCACCACTTCGGGGAGGAAGGCCTGCATCTAGCTCTCTTGGTCCTCAGAGCTGACTTGCCTCTGTGCCCAGATGAAAGCGATCACACAATTCAGTTCATCCag GAACTTCTGGGTCCCACATGGAAGGATTTCACTGCAGTTCTACTTACTCATGCTGACAAGGCAGAAGAGGCTGGATTCAGTGAGGAAGCATATTTGCACAGTGCCTCAAGTACCCTGTTGTCACTTTTGAGCTCAGTACAGCACAAATACATTTTCCTAGACAACCAGAAGACCATAATTAAAGAGGAAAGAGCTATTGTCTTAAGAAAGCTCTtgaattttataagaaaaaataattatcaagTGCTTCTACCTAAACACAGCAAGGAATAA